In Candidatus Acidiferrales bacterium, a genomic segment contains:
- a CDS encoding HEAT repeat domain-containing protein — MRRTIRYLAIVLFLGSMIAAPRTMRYGAGQTAVDRLSAQLKDRDPKVRERAAKLLGEQGDPTGVPALAEAVTDLDEDVRFAAVNSLGEIRSEAAIPALVSGLADPAKRVRERAVDGLVALYMVLPEGGSAFDLVRRVTDFFSNPVEDLAVNPWIQVDERAAQGLKSALTDRERDVRLRAARALGILRAREVAPELGTAMMVGDRRMRAECLRAFAKMRDPANGETIAKLLRDTDDETRAEASRTLGLIGARNLLPELRRMYEDDPGKDVRRAAFEAMSLMPEPGLAGLFESKLAGKDRRLREYAADGLARLPQASSAQLLRTRFSAEKDRRVTLALAFALVARQEMPYLQTLMESLDSPFYRDHGIAYLVELGHDSRLLPGYYPFLRNEKPDIRRYLCLVLERVGNPEAMEQLKPTMSDPVDEVAVAATRAYRALGQVKK, encoded by the coding sequence ATGCGAAGAACAATCCGTTATCTTGCCATCGTGCTTTTTCTCGGGAGCATGATTGCCGCGCCCCGTACCATGCGGTACGGGGCTGGGCAGACGGCGGTGGATCGGCTTTCTGCACAGCTAAAGGATCGAGACCCAAAGGTGCGCGAGCGAGCCGCGAAGCTCCTGGGTGAACAAGGTGATCCGACCGGCGTCCCGGCACTCGCCGAAGCGGTCACGGATCTCGATGAGGACGTCCGCTTTGCGGCGGTGAACTCGCTGGGCGAGATTCGCTCGGAAGCAGCCATTCCGGCGCTGGTCAGCGGGCTTGCCGATCCTGCCAAGCGTGTCCGAGAGCGCGCGGTGGACGGGCTGGTGGCGCTCTACATGGTGCTGCCCGAAGGCGGCAGCGCTTTTGATTTGGTTCGGCGGGTGACCGATTTCTTTTCGAACCCGGTCGAAGACCTGGCCGTTAACCCCTGGATTCAGGTGGACGAGCGTGCTGCCCAGGGGCTCAAGAGCGCGCTGACCGATCGCGAGAGGGACGTTCGCCTGCGCGCCGCCCGCGCCCTTGGCATTCTTCGAGCGCGGGAAGTAGCGCCGGAGTTGGGCACCGCCATGATGGTCGGAGACCGCAGGATGCGAGCGGAGTGTCTGCGAGCGTTTGCCAAGATGAGAGATCCGGCCAACGGGGAGACCATCGCCAAGTTGCTGCGGGATACCGACGATGAGACGCGCGCTGAAGCCAGCCGCACACTCGGCCTGATTGGCGCTCGAAACCTGCTGCCGGAGCTGCGACGGATGTACGAAGATGACCCCGGCAAGGACGTTCGGCGAGCAGCGTTCGAGGCCATGTCGCTGATGCCGGAGCCGGGCTTGGCCGGGCTTTTTGAGTCCAAGCTTGCCGGCAAAGACCGCCGCCTCCGAGAGTATGCTGCCGACGGCCTCGCCCGCCTCCCGCAAGCAAGCTCCGCGCAACTCCTCCGGACACGCTTCAGCGCGGAGAAAGATCGCCGCGTAACGCTGGCGTTGGCCTTTGCCCTGGTTGCCCGGCAGGAGATGCCCTATCTTCAAACTCTCATGGAGTCGCTCGACTCTCCGTTCTACCGAGATCACGGAATCGCCTATTTGGTCGAATTGGGACACGATTCAAGACTTCTGCCCGGTTATTATCCCTTCCTGCGGAATGAAAAGCCCGATATCCGCCGTTATCTCTGTCTGGTTTTGGAGCGCGTGGGCAATCCGGAGGCGATGGAGCAGCTTAAACCCACGATGAGCGATCCGGTGGACGAAGTGGCGGTAGCGGCCACGCGGGCGTATCGCGCGTTGGGGCAAGTCAAAAAGTAG
- a CDS encoding response regulator translates to MDAKLRALIVDPDEHALRELAYLLDSLGVRVEVARRLTEASARLSQGDPPAVVFCSAMLEDGDWCELCRLAPSLVGHVVVTTRLPSMREYLRAMDEGARDYIARPFALREIERIVRSFASSGAGSQARAA, encoded by the coding sequence ATGGATGCGAAGCTGCGTGCCCTTATAGTTGATCCCGACGAGCATGCTTTGAGGGAACTGGCTTATCTGCTGGACAGCCTTGGCGTCCGGGTTGAAGTCGCCAGGCGTCTGACCGAAGCGAGCGCGCGCCTCTCCCAGGGAGACCCGCCCGCGGTGGTTTTCTGCAGCGCCATGTTGGAAGATGGGGATTGGTGCGAACTTTGCCGTTTGGCGCCGTCACTGGTCGGCCACGTAGTGGTCACGACGCGTCTTCCCAGCATGCGAGAGTACCTGCGGGCCATGGACGAAGGAGCGCGCGATTATATTGCGCGGCCGTTTGCATTGCGGGAGATCGAGCGGATCGTCCGCTCATTTGCCAGCAGCGGGGCCGGGTCTCAAGCCCGGGCCGCGTAA
- a CDS encoding periplasmic heavy metal sensor → MKIMGYFVLLTVFFLTAGGAWAQEPPGPGGPHGPGPMPHGQWWKNSEVVKDLGLTEAQVSQIEAAFFEHRRSLIDLRAELEHKELDLQTLMDADRPDTAKVSGQIDAVLAARNKLEKSNAMMLLKIRQVLSVEQWKKLQARHQLMRAREMRMRGMGMRPGPGPRHPGAVRPQPPESPAPPPDE, encoded by the coding sequence ATGAAAATAATGGGATACTTCGTCTTGCTGACTGTATTTTTTCTGACGGCTGGTGGAGCCTGGGCGCAAGAACCGCCCGGGCCGGGAGGGCCACACGGTCCGGGGCCGATGCCTCACGGCCAATGGTGGAAGAACTCGGAGGTCGTCAAAGACCTCGGGCTGACTGAGGCGCAGGTCAGTCAGATCGAGGCGGCGTTCTTCGAGCATCGCAGGTCGCTCATTGACCTGCGAGCTGAACTCGAACACAAGGAACTGGATTTGCAAACGCTCATGGATGCGGATCGCCCCGACACCGCCAAGGTCAGCGGCCAGATTGACGCCGTGCTCGCCGCTCGAAACAAACTGGAAAAAAGCAACGCGATGATGCTGCTCAAGATCCGGCAGGTGCTGAGCGTCGAACAATGGAAGAAACTCCAGGCGCGGCATCAGCTCATGCGGGCACGGGAGATGCGTATGCGCGGCATGGGCATGCGGCCCGGCCCCGGACCCCGGCACCCGGGCGCGGTTCGGCCCCAGCCGCCTGAGTCTCCCGCTCCCCCGCCGGACGAATAG
- a CDS encoding sigma-70 family RNA polymerase sigma factor, giving the protein MAELTARLEREAAIAAGSASAKTGVDRAHFERVVCAYQKSIFRIILQIVRDPDQAASLTQDCFLRAHERLKSFRGESSLETWLGRIAIHLALDHLKSRRAGFWRRLLRRDSHDVAGNPTFAGGGMEESASPERQLLAREALDRVRRAVELLSPQQRAVFALRFFEDYSLEEIREAMGIEIGTIKSHLFRAVRHVRRSMEGTHGK; this is encoded by the coding sequence ATGGCAGAGTTGACGGCTCGGCTAGAGCGGGAAGCGGCGATCGCGGCAGGCAGCGCTTCGGCAAAAACGGGCGTGGACAGGGCGCATTTCGAGCGGGTGGTTTGCGCTTACCAGAAGTCCATCTTCCGTATCATTCTGCAAATCGTGCGCGATCCCGACCAAGCTGCCTCGCTGACTCAGGATTGCTTTCTGCGGGCCCATGAGCGGCTAAAAAGTTTTCGCGGGGAATCGAGCCTCGAGACCTGGTTGGGTCGGATCGCCATCCATCTGGCGCTCGACCATTTGAAAAGCCGGCGGGCGGGTTTCTGGCGGCGCTTGCTGCGGAGAGACAGTCATGACGTTGCCGGAAACCCGACGTTCGCCGGGGGCGGGATGGAAGAATCGGCCTCTCCTGAGCGCCAGCTGCTGGCTCGGGAGGCGCTCGACCGGGTAAGGCGAGCGGTGGAGCTGCTTTCACCGCAGCAAAGAGCGGTTTTTGCATTGCGATTTTTTGAGGACTACTCGCTGGAAGAAATCCGGGAGGCGATGGGTATTGAGATCGGCACGATCAAGTCGCATCTGTTTCGCGCTGTCCGGCACGTCCGTCGCAGCATGGAAGGCACCCATGGAAAATAA
- a CDS encoding nitrilase-related carbon-nitrogen hydrolase has protein sequence MARPIRCGIIQASCDLHADRHSLEKIKKQMIEKHVALVREAAKKGVQILGLQELFYGPYFCAEQQARWYELTERVPGGPTLALMQKLSKQHRMAMIVPVYEQEMSGVFYNTAAVFDADGDYLGKYRKHHIPHCHPGFWEKFYFRPGNLGYPVFETRFAKVGVYICYDRHFPEGARILGLNGAEIVFNPSATVAGLSEYLWELEQPAHAVANGYFIAAINRVGHEKPWDIGEFYGKSYFCNPRGKIIAQGSRNKTELIVADLNLEEIQEVRTVWQFYRDRRPETYDPIAQA, from the coding sequence ATGGCTCGCCCAATACGCTGCGGCATCATCCAGGCATCCTGCGATCTCCACGCGGATCGCCACTCGCTCGAGAAAATCAAGAAACAGATGATCGAGAAGCACGTCGCACTTGTCCGCGAGGCGGCGAAAAAAGGGGTGCAGATCCTCGGCCTGCAAGAGCTTTTCTACGGCCCCTATTTTTGCGCCGAGCAGCAGGCGCGCTGGTATGAGCTCACCGAGCGCGTGCCCGGCGGGCCGACGCTTGCCCTGATGCAGAAACTCTCGAAGCAGCATCGCATGGCGATGATCGTGCCCGTCTATGAGCAGGAGATGTCCGGGGTGTTTTACAACACCGCTGCCGTCTTCGATGCCGACGGCGACTATCTTGGAAAATATCGCAAGCACCACATCCCCCATTGCCATCCCGGCTTCTGGGAGAAATTCTATTTTCGTCCGGGAAACCTCGGGTATCCGGTCTTTGAGACGCGGTTTGCGAAGGTCGGTGTTTATATTTGCTACGACCGGCATTTTCCCGAGGGGGCGCGCATCCTCGGGCTGAACGGCGCCGAAATCGTCTTCAACCCCTCGGCCACCGTCGCCGGCCTTTCTGAATATCTCTGGGAACTCGAGCAGCCCGCTCACGCGGTGGCCAACGGCTACTTCATTGCCGCCATCAATCGCGTGGGGCATGAGAAGCCGTGGGACATCGGCGAGTTTTACGGCAAAAGCTACTTCTGCAACCCGCGCGGCAAAATTATTGCCCAGGGCAGCCGCAACAAGACCGAATTGATTGTGGCCGACTTGAACCTGGAAGAGATCCAGGAGGTCCGCACCGTCTGGCAGTTTTATCGCGACCGGAGACCGGAAACCTACGATCCGATCGCGCAGGCCTAA
- a CDS encoding NCS1 family nucleobase:cation symporter-1 has protein sequence MSAEPQPASPLRNPAGFSRETLESTLYNADLAPTGPDRRTWGTYNFAALWVTMSICIPTYMLASAMIVGGMNWRQALFTIFLGNVIVLIPMLLNAHAGAKYGIPFPVFARASFGVLGANLPAILRALVACGWFGIQTWIGGKAIYAMLGALIPSWRQFDGGVWLCFAAFWLLNLVVILRGVEMIKVLQGISAPFLLAIGLALLLWAGRHAGGFGPMLTAPSKFQTFGEFSRFFIPSLTGVVGFWATVALNIPDFTRYARGQRAQMVGQALGLPATMTFYSFIGIAVTSATTIIYGQAIWDPVEVMTRFRNPLAVIVATLALLIATLNVNVSANVVSPANDFSNLAPRHISFKRGGVITCLIGLMMMPWKLIENYGNYIFGWLVGYSGFLGPIAGVLICDYFIVRRRTLAVEELYRRGGEYEYGRGVNWPAVAALLAGAAVAFIGLLYRPLRLLYDYAWFVGFGIAAITYMGLMLARPAEPAIEEDA, from the coding sequence ATGAGTGCTGAGCCACAGCCGGCTTCTCCGTTACGGAACCCTGCAGGCTTCTCACGCGAAACGCTCGAAAGCACCCTCTACAACGCTGATCTTGCTCCGACGGGCCCTGATCGCCGCACCTGGGGCACCTACAACTTCGCTGCCCTCTGGGTCACGATGTCCATCTGCATTCCGACTTATATGCTGGCGAGCGCCATGATTGTCGGCGGGATGAACTGGCGCCAGGCGCTCTTCACCATTTTTCTCGGCAACGTGATTGTCCTCATCCCGATGCTCCTGAATGCTCACGCGGGCGCCAAGTACGGCATTCCTTTCCCGGTTTTTGCGCGGGCGTCGTTCGGCGTGCTGGGGGCAAATCTGCCGGCGATTTTGCGCGCGCTGGTGGCCTGCGGCTGGTTCGGTATCCAGACCTGGATTGGCGGCAAGGCCATCTACGCCATGCTCGGCGCGCTCATCCCTTCCTGGCGCCAATTTGACGGCGGAGTCTGGCTCTGCTTCGCTGCTTTCTGGCTTTTGAACCTGGTGGTCATCCTCCGCGGCGTTGAGATGATCAAGGTTCTGCAGGGAATCAGCGCTCCCTTCCTGCTGGCCATCGGGTTGGCGCTACTGCTTTGGGCGGGCCGCCATGCCGGCGGGTTTGGCCCCATGCTGACCGCGCCGTCGAAGTTTCAGACGTTCGGCGAATTTTCCCGCTTTTTCATCCCCTCGCTGACGGGCGTGGTCGGCTTCTGGGCAACCGTGGCGCTCAACATCCCTGATTTCACGCGGTACGCTCGCGGCCAGCGCGCGCAGATGGTCGGCCAGGCGCTGGGCCTGCCCGCCACGATGACCTTCTATTCTTTTATCGGCATTGCGGTGACCAGCGCGACGACCATTATCTACGGCCAGGCCATCTGGGATCCGGTCGAGGTGATGACCCGCTTCAGGAACCCTCTCGCCGTCATCGTGGCCACGTTGGCACTGCTGATCGCCACCCTGAACGTCAACGTGAGTGCCAACGTCGTCTCGCCGGCAAACGATTTTTCCAACCTCGCCCCGCGGCACATCAGCTTCAAGCGAGGCGGCGTCATCACTTGCCTGATCGGCCTGATGATGATGCCGTGGAAGCTGATCGAGAATTACGGTAACTATATTTTCGGCTGGCTGGTTGGCTACTCGGGATTTTTGGGTCCCATCGCGGGCGTACTGATTTGCGACTATTTCATTGTCCGCCGCCGGACCCTCGCCGTCGAGGAGCTTTACCGCCGCGGAGGCGAATACGAGTACGGCCGGGGAGTGAACTGGCCGGCGGTGGCGGCGCTGCTGGCTGGCGCGGCGGTAGCCTTCATCGGATTACTCTATCGCCCCCTGCGGTTGCTTTACGATTATGCCTGGTTTGTGGGGTTCGGGATCGCGGCCATTACTTATATGGGCTTGATGCTTGCCCGTCCGGCGGAGCCAGCGATCGAAGAGGACGCCTAG
- the preA gene encoding NAD-dependent dihydropyrimidine dehydrogenase subunit PreA, whose translation MVDLSVNLAGIRSPNPFWLASGPPANTGEQVMRAFDAGWGGAVWKTIGDPIINTTSRYGGIDLNGVRMMGFNNIELITDRPIEDNLREIREVKKRYPKHAVVVSLMVESKRASWHEWVKRTEDTGCDGLELNFGCPHGMSERGMGAAVGQVPQYTKMITAWVKEVARTPVIVKLTPNVTDVTRIAVAAEQGGADGLSLINTINSIMGVDLDSFAPRPTVRGKSSHGGFCGPAVKPIALHLLSQVAKKVKIPISGIGGIANWRDAAEFIALGATTVQVCTAVMHYGFRIVEDMLDGLTGYMAEKGFERIADLRGLALPNVVEWGELDLNYKIIAEIHAEKCIGCQLCYVACEDGAHQCIELPKGDGNRVPIILEDECVGCNLCALVCPVVDCITMKEVDTGKPVMSWNQMHKLGSGPTARADCDVPPGD comes from the coding sequence ATGGTTGACTTGAGTGTGAATCTGGCTGGAATTCGCAGTCCGAATCCCTTCTGGCTTGCTTCCGGACCGCCGGCCAATACCGGCGAGCAGGTGATGCGGGCATTTGATGCCGGCTGGGGCGGCGCCGTTTGGAAGACGATTGGTGACCCCATCATCAATACCACGTCGCGTTACGGCGGCATTGACCTGAACGGCGTCCGCATGATGGGCTTCAACAACATCGAACTGATCACCGACCGCCCCATCGAAGATAACCTGCGCGAGATTCGCGAGGTCAAGAAGCGTTACCCGAAGCATGCCGTCGTCGTCTCGTTGATGGTGGAATCGAAGCGCGCATCGTGGCACGAGTGGGTCAAGCGGACGGAAGATACGGGCTGCGACGGGCTTGAGCTGAATTTCGGCTGCCCGCATGGCATGAGCGAACGGGGCATGGGGGCTGCGGTTGGCCAGGTCCCCCAATACACGAAAATGATCACCGCCTGGGTAAAAGAAGTTGCTCGCACGCCGGTTATCGTCAAGCTGACGCCGAACGTGACGGACGTGACTCGCATTGCGGTTGCTGCCGAGCAGGGTGGCGCCGATGGCCTCTCTCTCATCAACACGATCAATTCCATCATGGGCGTGGACCTGGACAGCTTTGCTCCACGGCCGACGGTGCGCGGGAAATCAAGCCACGGGGGCTTTTGCGGCCCGGCGGTGAAGCCGATTGCCCTGCACCTGCTCTCGCAGGTGGCGAAGAAGGTGAAGATCCCCATCAGCGGAATCGGCGGCATCGCCAACTGGCGGGATGCGGCCGAATTCATCGCGCTCGGCGCCACCACCGTGCAGGTTTGCACCGCCGTCATGCACTACGGCTTTCGCATCGTCGAGGACATGCTCGACGGTCTTACCGGCTACATGGCTGAAAAAGGCTTTGAGCGCATCGCTGACTTGCGGGGGCTCGCCCTGCCGAATGTGGTGGAGTGGGGAGAATTGGACCTCAACTACAAGATCATTGCCGAGATCCATGCCGAGAAATGCATTGGCTGCCAACTTTGCTATGTCGCTTGCGAAGACGGCGCCCACCAGTGCATTGAGCTGCCGAAAGGCGATGGCAACCGCGTCCCTATCATTCTTGAGGACGAATGTGTGGGCTGCAACCTCTGCGCGCTGGTCTGCCCGGTGGTGGATTGCATTACCATGAAGGAAGTGGATACCGGCAAGCCGGTCATGTCCTGGAATCAAATGCACAAGCTGGGCAGCGGCCCAACCGCACGGGCGGATTGCGATGTGCCCCCAGGTGACTAG